The Megalops cyprinoides isolate fMegCyp1 chromosome 19, fMegCyp1.pri, whole genome shotgun sequence genome has a window encoding:
- the LOC118794482 gene encoding hemicentin-2-like gives MSVQLPLSSHFGECPVQLHPSSLVVRYGGSASANCTVSEGHLGVGWEASQGSVDMVQDVQLITWRVENLTKWHIEPKCFVNFMNGTDFDQCIEALQVTLYKTPDSVSISSVDHTGPMVEGRQYQLQCEVQNIAPVQSLTVKWYRGEILESESSFNNSSKTPMNVSSTLTITPSRADDGAQYSCVAELELGPEGPQPPPEVKSEPLKITVHYGPSIETIPSPHPVIRGYSVELICNASGHPPPEVEWWRDGQAVGEEGGKLVISNAKEEHAGEYTCVARNSAWNTSAVVQVELKENYLPIIAGLVALVVVVISIVFIFIYSIYYKNTKMGHYSLKSCKLSGQNGNVAQNGRDSNLPMKKLTQPNVYA, from the exons CAGCTTCACCCTTCTTCACTGGTGGTGAGATATGGAGGTTCAGCATCAGCAAACTGCACCGTGTCTGAAGGTCACCTGGGGGTCGGCTGGGAGGCTTCACAAGGATCTGTAGATATGGTACAAGATGTCCAGCTTATTACCTGGAGAGTGGAGAACCTGACAAAATGGCATATTGAACCAAAGTGCTTTGTGAACTTCATGAATGGTACAGACTTTGACCAGTGTATAGAAGCGCTCCAAGTCACTCTCTACA AGACTCCAGACAGTGTGTCCATCAGCTCTGTGGATCACACCGGCCCGATGGTGGAGGGGAGACAGTACCAGCTCCAGTGTGAGGTCCAGAACATCGCTCCTGTTCAGAGCCTCACTGTGAAGTGGTACAGAGGGGAGATATTAGAGAGTGAAAGCTCTTTTAACAACAGCAGTAAGACACCTATGAATGTGTCCTCTACCCTCACAATCACGCCCAGCAGAGCTGACGATGGAGCTCAGTACAGCTGTGTGGCAGAGCTGGAACTGGGACCTGAAGGACCACAACCCCCCCCTGAAGTGAAGTCTGAGCCCCTCAAaatcactgtgcact ATGGTCCTAGTATTGAAACCATACCTTCTCCCCACCCTGTGATCAGAGGATACTCCGTGGAGCTGATCTGCAATGCCAGTGGTCACCCACCCCCGGAGGTTGAGTGGTGGAGGGATGGGCAGGCTGTGGGTGAGGAGGGAGGCAAGCTCGTTATCTCCAATGCAAAAGAGGAGCACGCAGGAGAGTACACCTGCGTAGCCCGAAACTCTGCTTGGAACACTAGTGCAGTGGTGCAGGTGGAGCTGAAAG AGAACTACCTCCCCATCATTGCAGGGCTGGTGGCTCTGGTGGTTGTGGTAATCTCCATCGTCTTCATCTTCATATACTCCATCTACTACAAGAACACCAAGATGGGCCACTACAGCCTGAAGAGCTGCAAGCTGAGCGGTCAGAACGGCAACGTGGCGCAGAACGGCAGGGACAGCAACCTGCCCATGAAGAAGCTGACGCAGCCCAATGTGTACGCCTAG